The following proteins are encoded in a genomic region of Catellatospora sp. TT07R-123:
- a CDS encoding GntR family transcriptional regulator: MTVDVSRRRRTDRARQVADVLRHQIVAGGFADGALPGEDDLGAEFAVSRNTVREALSLLRGEGLVDRTPGLGTTTCGEKYPHGLHRLMGLNETMHEHGTVTNEVRAAELIDPPTWVGRRLCTTDRVVYIERIRRLNGEPLSLDLTYLPRAVGEPLLAEDLANRDIFVLLETITGQRLGTADLTLEAVNADAHSASLLGTQDNAALLMLERLTHLADGTPVDLESIRLRGDRLAMRAQLERR; this comes from the coding sequence TGTCCCGCCGCCGCCGGACCGACCGGGCCCGCCAGGTGGCCGACGTACTGAGGCACCAGATCGTGGCCGGCGGCTTCGCCGACGGAGCCCTGCCGGGAGAGGACGACCTCGGCGCCGAGTTCGCGGTCTCCCGCAACACGGTCCGCGAGGCGCTGTCGCTGCTGCGTGGCGAGGGCCTGGTCGACCGTACGCCCGGCCTGGGCACAACGACCTGCGGGGAGAAGTACCCGCACGGCCTGCACCGCCTGATGGGCCTCAACGAGACCATGCACGAGCACGGCACCGTCACCAACGAGGTGCGGGCCGCCGAACTGATTGACCCGCCCACCTGGGTCGGGCGGCGGCTGTGCACGACCGACCGGGTCGTCTACATCGAACGCATCCGCCGCCTCAACGGCGAGCCGCTGTCGCTCGACCTCACCTACCTGCCGCGCGCCGTCGGTGAACCCCTGCTGGCCGAGGACCTGGCCAACCGGGACATCTTCGTGCTGCTGGAGACCATCACCGGCCAGCGGCTCGGCACCGCCGACCTCACGCTGGAGGCCGTCAACGCCGACGCGCACAGCGCGAGCCTGCTCGGCACGCAGGACAACGCCGCCCTGCTGATGCTCGAACGCCTGACGCACCTGGCCGACGGCACGCCCGTCGACCTCGAATCCATCCGCTTGCGTGGCGACCGGCTCGCCATGCGCGCCCAACTTGAGAGGCGGTAG
- a CDS encoding ABC transporter substrate-binding protein — translation MRRIAILALTAALTATSGCTVAGAAADGDAERVVVGYQSKTINTVTAGTLLKAQGFFEKRLAEIAGRKFQVVWQDYDTGAPITAQMIAGKIDIGSMGDYPLLINGSRGQQNAETRTKLISATGFNIRGALNMVVTTPASKITSLADLQGRAVSTSVGSAAHGTLVQALERYGVADVKVENQVPQVGASALQAGNVAALSQFVAWPALLVHRGEAQPLYDGGDLKVPTFHGVVVREAYAKDHADVVKAFLKAQIDATRFLWADPLAAAKSVADATGLPPEVVYLYNGAGGQVTFDVQLKQALRDAHAHDVPFLKSIGVLQSIDLAAFVDDSYLRAVYGDQYDADFASTANRAAITGTDEVCGRPVTDPALAGELWPVGADRTKPAATPTCLLRAVRKEKPRAAYVPDATTGTRWFADRSLWVVDPAAPADERFKPFVTRSAADAYTAAHPGARVVTYAQAVEGA, via the coding sequence ATGCGCAGGATCGCGATACTCGCGCTGACCGCCGCGCTAACGGCGACGAGCGGCTGCACGGTCGCGGGCGCCGCCGCCGACGGCGACGCCGAGCGGGTGGTGGTCGGCTACCAGTCCAAGACCATCAACACGGTCACCGCCGGGACGCTGCTCAAGGCCCAGGGCTTCTTCGAGAAGCGGCTGGCCGAGATCGCCGGCAGGAAGTTCCAGGTGGTGTGGCAGGACTACGACACCGGTGCGCCGATCACGGCCCAGATGATCGCCGGGAAGATCGACATCGGGTCGATGGGGGACTACCCGCTGCTCATCAACGGCTCCCGCGGCCAGCAGAACGCCGAGACCCGTACCAAGCTGATCTCGGCGACCGGGTTCAACATCCGGGGCGCGCTGAACATGGTGGTGACCACCCCGGCGTCGAAGATCACCAGCCTGGCCGATCTCCAGGGCAGGGCCGTGTCCACCAGCGTCGGCTCGGCCGCCCACGGCACCCTCGTGCAGGCCCTGGAGCGCTACGGCGTCGCCGATGTCAAGGTGGAGAACCAGGTTCCGCAGGTCGGCGCCTCGGCGCTGCAAGCGGGCAACGTCGCCGCGCTGTCGCAGTTCGTGGCCTGGCCCGCCCTGCTGGTGCACCGGGGCGAGGCGCAGCCGCTCTACGACGGCGGCGACCTGAAGGTGCCCACGTTCCACGGCGTCGTGGTGCGCGAGGCGTACGCCAAGGACCACGCCGACGTGGTCAAGGCGTTCCTGAAGGCGCAGATCGACGCGACGAGGTTCCTGTGGGCCGACCCGCTGGCCGCCGCGAAGAGCGTCGCCGACGCGACCGGCCTGCCGCCGGAGGTGGTCTACCTCTACAACGGCGCGGGCGGCCAGGTCACCTTCGACGTGCAGCTCAAGCAGGCGCTGCGCGACGCGCACGCGCACGACGTGCCGTTTCTGAAGTCGATCGGCGTGCTCCAGTCCATCGACCTGGCCGCGTTCGTCGACGACAGCTACCTCAGGGCCGTCTACGGCGACCAGTACGACGCCGACTTCGCCAGCACCGCGAACCGGGCCGCGATCACCGGCACCGACGAGGTGTGCGGCCGGCCGGTCACCGACCCCGCGCTCGCCGGTGAGCTGTGGCCCGTCGGCGCCGACCGGACGAAACCGGCCGCGACCCCGACGTGCCTGCTGCGGGCCGTACGCAAGGAGAAGCCGCGCGCGGCCTACGTGCCCGACGCGACCACCGGCACCCGCTGGTTCGCCGACCGGAGCCTGTGGGTCGTGGACCCGGCCGCCCCAGCCGACGAGCGCTTCAAACCGTTCGTGACCCGCTCCGCCGCCGACGCCTACACCGCCGCCCACCCTGGCGCCCGCGTCGTGACCTACGCCCAGGCCGTGGAGGGGGCATGA
- a CDS encoding ferredoxin family protein, which translates to MALADQRVDLPVIVDPDLCIDGCTLCVDVCPLDSLAIDPASGKAYMHVDECWYCGPCAARCPTGAVTVNMPYLLR; encoded by the coding sequence ATGGCACTGGCCGACCAGCGCGTCGACCTCCCGGTCATCGTCGACCCGGACCTGTGCATCGACGGCTGCACCCTGTGCGTCGACGTCTGCCCGCTCGACTCCCTCGCCATCGACCCCGCGAGCGGCAAGGCCTACATGCACGTCGACGAGTGCTGGTACTGCGGCCCGTGCGCGGCCCGCTGCCCCACCGGCGCCGTCACCGTCAACATGCCCTACCTCCTGAGATGA
- a CDS encoding ABC transporter permease produces the protein MTALLEQTRARPAAAAGRRRTGYRARWAVRLGTLAAAAAAWQWVTSADVRLWVRFDRLPTPVEVWHELVRQLSLPVYYQDVAQSLVRILTGFGLAAVLGIGLGIAIGRSRLLADVLQPLFEVVRPIPAIALVPVAILLFPTNEQGIVFITFVSAFFPILVSTRHAVRALPTVWEDAIRTIGGGRWRTLASVVLPGALPGVFSGLSVGIGVSWICVISAEMISGDFGVGYRTWKAYTIVDYPGVLVGMLTIGALGWLTSSAVERVGRRATRWLPASLKDEAR, from the coding sequence ATGACCGCGCTGCTGGAGCAGACCCGGGCCCGGCCCGCCGCCGCGGCCGGGCGGCGCCGGACCGGCTACCGGGCCCGGTGGGCGGTGCGGCTGGGCACCCTGGCCGCCGCCGCGGCCGCGTGGCAGTGGGTGACCTCGGCCGACGTGCGGCTGTGGGTACGGTTCGACCGCCTGCCCACGCCCGTCGAGGTCTGGCACGAGCTGGTACGCCAGCTGTCGCTGCCCGTGTACTACCAGGACGTCGCGCAGAGCCTGGTCCGCATTCTCACCGGCTTCGGCCTCGCCGCGGTGCTCGGCATCGGCCTGGGCATCGCGATCGGACGGTCCCGGCTGCTCGCCGACGTGCTGCAGCCGCTGTTCGAGGTGGTGCGGCCGATCCCCGCGATCGCCCTGGTGCCGGTGGCGATCCTGCTGTTCCCGACCAACGAGCAGGGCATCGTGTTCATCACGTTCGTGTCGGCGTTCTTCCCGATCCTGGTCAGCACCAGGCATGCGGTGCGGGCGCTGCCGACGGTGTGGGAGGACGCGATCCGCACCATCGGCGGCGGCCGCTGGCGCACCCTGGCCAGCGTGGTGCTGCCCGGTGCGCTGCCGGGCGTCTTCAGCGGCCTGTCGGTCGGCATCGGAGTCTCCTGGATCTGCGTCATCTCCGCCGAGATGATCTCCGGTGACTTCGGCGTCGGCTACCGCACCTGGAAGGCGTACACCATCGTCGACTATCCCGGGGTGCTGGTCGGCATGCTCACCATCGGCGCACTGGGCTGGCTGACCTCCTCGGCCGTGGAGCGCGTCGGCCGCCGGGCCACCCGCTGGCTGCCCGCGAGCCTGAAGGACGAGGCGCGATGA
- a CDS encoding ABC transporter ATP-binding protein produces the protein MRFELSGVTLGYGADAVIDGLDLEVRGGEILVVVGGSGCGKSTLLRALAGLLPARQGSILADGVPVRGPSRERALVFQEDALLPWRSARRNVELALAIRGASDRRRLGGHWLAEVGLGGHGDRLPAQLSGGQRQRVQLARTLAAQPRAILMDEPFGALDAQTRAAMQQMLLQLRTTNPATVVFVTHDVDEALILGDRVAVLTPRGVEAVLDGGTATKEEILCSLRA, from the coding sequence ATGAGGTTCGAACTGTCCGGCGTGACCCTCGGGTACGGCGCCGACGCCGTGATCGACGGTCTCGACCTGGAGGTGCGCGGCGGCGAGATCCTCGTCGTGGTCGGCGGCTCCGGCTGCGGCAAGTCCACCCTGCTCCGGGCCCTGGCCGGCCTCCTGCCGGCCCGGCAGGGAAGCATCCTCGCCGACGGGGTGCCCGTGCGCGGCCCGTCCAGGGAACGGGCCCTGGTGTTCCAGGAGGACGCGCTGCTGCCGTGGCGCTCGGCCCGGCGCAACGTGGAACTGGCGCTGGCCATCCGTGGAGCGTCCGACCGGCGGCGGCTCGGCGGGCACTGGCTGGCCGAGGTCGGACTCGGCGGGCACGGGGACCGGCTGCCCGCGCAGCTGTCCGGCGGCCAGCGCCAGCGGGTGCAGCTGGCCCGCACCCTGGCGGCGCAGCCCCGGGCCATCCTGATGGACGAGCCGTTCGGGGCGCTGGACGCGCAGACCCGCGCGGCCATGCAGCAGATGCTGCTGCAACTGCGTACCACCAATCCGGCCACCGTCGTCTTCGTCACGCACGACGTCGACGAGGCGCTGATCCTCGGGGACCGGGTCGCGGTCCTCACCCCGCGCGGCGTCGAGGCGGTCCTCGACGGCGGCACGGCCACGAAGGAAGAGATCCTATGCAGCCTGCGAGCCTGA